From the genome of Symphalangus syndactylus isolate Jambi chromosome 7, NHGRI_mSymSyn1-v2.1_pri, whole genome shotgun sequence, one region includes:
- the TRIM7 gene encoding E3 ubiquitin-protein ligase TRIM7 isoform X2 has product MAAVGPRTGPGTGAEALALAAELQGEATCSICLELFREPVSVECGHSFCRACIGRCWERPGAGSVGAATRAPPFPLPCPQCREPARPSQLRPNRQLAAVATLLRRFSLPAAAPGEHGSQALAARAAAAWCGQHGEPFKLYCQDDGRAICVVCDRGREHREHAVLPLDEAVQEAKELLESRLRVLKKELEDCEAFRSTEEKESKELLKQMAAEQEKVGAEFQALRAFLVEQEGRLLGHLEELSREVAQKQNENLAQLGAEITQLSKLSSQIQETAQKPDLDFLQEFKSTLSRCGNVPGPKPTTVSSEMKNKVWNVSLKTFVLKGMLKKFKEDLRGELEKEEKVELTLDPDTANPRLILSLDLKSVRLGERAQDLPNHPRRFDTNTRVLASCGFSSGRHHWEVEVGSKDGWAFGVARESVRRKGLTPFTPEEGVWALQLNGGQCWAVTSPERSPLSCGHLSRVRVALDLEVGAVSFYAVEDMRHLYTFRVNFQERVFPLFSVCSTGTYLRIWP; this is encoded by the exons ATGGCGGCTGTGGGACCGCGGACGGGCCCCGGAACCGGGGCCGAGGCTCTAGCGCTGGCGGCAGAGCTGCAGGGCGAGGCGACGTGCTCTATCTGCCTAGAGCTCTTTCGTGAGCCGGTGTCCGTCGAGTGCGGCCACAGCTTCTGCCGCGCCTGCATAGGACGCTGCTGGGAGCGCCCGGGCGCGGGGTCTGTTGGGGCCGCGACCCGCGCGCCCCCCTTCCCACTGCCCTGTCCGCAGTGCCGCGAGCCCGCGCGCCCTAGTCAGCTGCGGCCCAACCGGCAGCTGGCGGCAGTGGCCACGCTCCTGCGGCGCTTCAGCCTGCCCGCGGCCGCCCCGGGAGAGCACGGGTCCCAGGCGTTGGCGGCCCGGGCGGCAGCTGCCTGGTGCGGGCAGCATGGCGAACCATTCAAGCTCTACTGCCAGGACGACGGACGCGCCATCTGCGTGGTGTGCGACCGCGGCCGCGAGCACCGAGAGCACGCCGTGCTGCCGCTGGACGAGGCGGtgcaggaggccaag GAGCTCTTGGAGTCCAGGCTGAGGGTCTTGAAGAAGGAACTGGAGGACTGTGAGGCGTTCCGGTCCAcggaagagaaagagagcaaggagCTGCTG AAACAGATGGCAGCGGAGCAGGAGAAGGTGGGGGCAGAGTTCCAGGCGCTGAGGGCCTTCCTGGTGGAGCAGGAGGGTCGGCTGCTAGGCCACCTGGAGGAACTGTCCCGGGAGGTGGCACAGAAGCAGAATGAGAACCTGGCCCAGCTCGGGGCTGAGATCACCCAGCTGTCTAAGCTCAGCAGCCAGATCCAGGAGACAGCTCAAAAGCCTGACCTTGACTTTCTCCAG GAATTCAAAAGCACGCTGAGCAG GTGTGGCAATGTGCCTGGCCCCAAGCCAACCACAGTCTCTTCCGAGATGAAGAATAAAGTCTGGAATGTTTCTCTCAAGACCTTTGTCTTAAAAGGGATGCTGAAGAAGTTCAAAG aggacCTTCGGGGAGagctggagaaagaggagaaag TGGAGCTCACCTTGGATCCCGACACGGCCAACCCGCGCCTCATCCTCTCTCTGGATCTTAAGAGCGTGCGCCTCGGCGAGCGGGCCCAGGACCTGCCCAACCACCCCCGCCGCTTCGACACCAACACCCGCGTCCTGGCGTCCTGCGGCTTCTCCTCGGGCCGGCatcactgggaggtggaggtgggctcTAAGGACGGCTGGGCCTTTGGCGTGGCCCGCGAGAGCGTGCGCCGAAAGGGCCTGACGCCCTTCACTCCCGAGGAGGGCGTCTGGGCCCTGCAGCTCAACGGCGGCCAGTGCTGGGCCGTGACCAGCCCCGAGCGGTCGCCCCTCAGCTGCGGGCACCTGTCGCGCGTGCGGGTGGCCCTGGACCTGGAGGTGGGAGCCGTGTCCTTCTACGCTGTGGAGGACATGCGCCACCTCTACACCTTCCGCGTCAACTTCCAGGAGCGCGTGTTCCCGCTCTTCTCCGTTTGCTCCACGGGCACCTACTTGCGAATCTGGCCTTGA
- the TRIM7 gene encoding E3 ubiquitin-protein ligase TRIM7 isoform X1, whose amino-acid sequence MAAVGPRTGPGTGAEALALAAELQGEATCSICLELFREPVSVECGHSFCRACIGRCWERPGAGSVGAATRAPPFPLPCPQCREPARPSQLRPNRQLAAVATLLRRFSLPAAAPGEHGSQALAARAAAAWCGQHGEPFKLYCQDDGRAICVVCDRGREHREHAVLPLDEAVQEAKELLESRLRVLKKELEDCEAFRSTEEKESKELLKQMAAEQEKVGAEFQALRAFLVEQEGRLLGHLEELSREVAQKQNENLAQLGAEITQLSKLSSQIQETAQKPDLDFLQEFKSTLSRCGNVPGPKPTTVSSEMKNKVWNVSLKTFVLKGMLKKFKEDLRGELEKEEKGRLGAGMPCTLRYSDWERLLGHLVELTLDPDTANPRLILSLDLKSVRLGERAQDLPNHPRRFDTNTRVLASCGFSSGRHHWEVEVGSKDGWAFGVARESVRRKGLTPFTPEEGVWALQLNGGQCWAVTSPERSPLSCGHLSRVRVALDLEVGAVSFYAVEDMRHLYTFRVNFQERVFPLFSVCSTGTYLRIWP is encoded by the exons ATGGCGGCTGTGGGACCGCGGACGGGCCCCGGAACCGGGGCCGAGGCTCTAGCGCTGGCGGCAGAGCTGCAGGGCGAGGCGACGTGCTCTATCTGCCTAGAGCTCTTTCGTGAGCCGGTGTCCGTCGAGTGCGGCCACAGCTTCTGCCGCGCCTGCATAGGACGCTGCTGGGAGCGCCCGGGCGCGGGGTCTGTTGGGGCCGCGACCCGCGCGCCCCCCTTCCCACTGCCCTGTCCGCAGTGCCGCGAGCCCGCGCGCCCTAGTCAGCTGCGGCCCAACCGGCAGCTGGCGGCAGTGGCCACGCTCCTGCGGCGCTTCAGCCTGCCCGCGGCCGCCCCGGGAGAGCACGGGTCCCAGGCGTTGGCGGCCCGGGCGGCAGCTGCCTGGTGCGGGCAGCATGGCGAACCATTCAAGCTCTACTGCCAGGACGACGGACGCGCCATCTGCGTGGTGTGCGACCGCGGCCGCGAGCACCGAGAGCACGCCGTGCTGCCGCTGGACGAGGCGGtgcaggaggccaag GAGCTCTTGGAGTCCAGGCTGAGGGTCTTGAAGAAGGAACTGGAGGACTGTGAGGCGTTCCGGTCCAcggaagagaaagagagcaaggagCTGCTG AAACAGATGGCAGCGGAGCAGGAGAAGGTGGGGGCAGAGTTCCAGGCGCTGAGGGCCTTCCTGGTGGAGCAGGAGGGTCGGCTGCTAGGCCACCTGGAGGAACTGTCCCGGGAGGTGGCACAGAAGCAGAATGAGAACCTGGCCCAGCTCGGGGCTGAGATCACCCAGCTGTCTAAGCTCAGCAGCCAGATCCAGGAGACAGCTCAAAAGCCTGACCTTGACTTTCTCCAG GAATTCAAAAGCACGCTGAGCAG GTGTGGCAATGTGCCTGGCCCCAAGCCAACCACAGTCTCTTCCGAGATGAAGAATAAAGTCTGGAATGTTTCTCTCAAGACCTTTGTCTTAAAAGGGATGCTGAAGAAGTTCAAAG aggacCTTCGGGGAGagctggagaaagaggagaaag GTCGGTTAGGAGCAGGAATGCCCTGTACCTTGAGATACTCAGACTGGGAAAGGCTTCTCGGCCACCTGG TGGAGCTCACCTTGGATCCCGACACGGCCAACCCGCGCCTCATCCTCTCTCTGGATCTTAAGAGCGTGCGCCTCGGCGAGCGGGCCCAGGACCTGCCCAACCACCCCCGCCGCTTCGACACCAACACCCGCGTCCTGGCGTCCTGCGGCTTCTCCTCGGGCCGGCatcactgggaggtggaggtgggctcTAAGGACGGCTGGGCCTTTGGCGTGGCCCGCGAGAGCGTGCGCCGAAAGGGCCTGACGCCCTTCACTCCCGAGGAGGGCGTCTGGGCCCTGCAGCTCAACGGCGGCCAGTGCTGGGCCGTGACCAGCCCCGAGCGGTCGCCCCTCAGCTGCGGGCACCTGTCGCGCGTGCGGGTGGCCCTGGACCTGGAGGTGGGAGCCGTGTCCTTCTACGCTGTGGAGGACATGCGCCACCTCTACACCTTCCGCGTCAACTTCCAGGAGCGCGTGTTCCCGCTCTTCTCCGTTTGCTCCACGGGCACCTACTTGCGAATCTGGCCTTGA